The following proteins are co-located in the Gossypium hirsutum isolate 1008001.06 chromosome A02, Gossypium_hirsutum_v2.1, whole genome shotgun sequence genome:
- the LOC121211367 gene encoding uncharacterized protein, whose protein sequence is MSGKEREGIPVGSFELDPACLPSYLFELVDSADMKLDDHNLDNAENCSSPDRPHNQAKATIDSERILTPVSIQKSDVEKEASAFRKPMRGSSRTLKDHGQVDAVHYKNEDDSVEVIPDCNLSQLKGSSISGDAVENMSTPKKCEKSDLNTDCLKPQSSPRYLRRKGSQVNASQHDTQEDGKNHSVSNKYEMRGSFGTTKGRDSLSPPIGNMHFHERDGSAVDVTKSSSVSTLLSPARKTSNLERHDFKREKSEDKFEVDQIWALYSRDGMPKDYAQVKKIESTPDFRLHVALLSVCSRPKDLKLPLCCGIFKVKSGQTKVVSCNDVSHQLKAEPSGKNRYKIYPRKGEVWAIHKSWNTTDSESGKGECDIVEVLEDNEKSKKVMVLSCLNKPKSLYRAPRSQRSTASVVEIPETEFARFSHQIPAFQHTGDDSRWRGYWELDPLAFPGIICLD, encoded by the coding sequence ATGAGTGGCAAGGAAAGAGAGGGTATTCCTGTGGGATCTTTTGAGTTGGATCCTGCTTGTCTTCCTAGCTACCTTTTTGAGTTAGTTGATTCTGCTGATATGAAGCTGGATGATCACAACCTAGATAATGCAGAAAATTGTTCTAGCCCTGATCGTCCTCATAATCAAGCAAAAGCTACAATAGATTCAGAGAGGATTCTCACTCCTGTAAGTATTCAGAAGAGTGACGTTGAAAAAGAAGCCTCTGCATTCAGAAAGCCTATGAGAGGATCAAGTCGTACACTTAAGGATCATGGTCAAGTTGATGCAGTTCATTATAAGAACGAGGATGATAGTGTCGAAGTTATACCTGATTGCAACTTGAGCCAGCTTAAAGGAAGTTCTATTTCAGGTGATGCTGTTGAGAATATGAGCACCCCAAAAAAGTGTGAGAAAAGTGATCTCAATACAGATTGCTTAAAACCTCAGAGTTCCCCGAGATATTTGAGGAGAAAAGGCAGTCAAGTAAATGCAAGTCAACATGACACCCAGGAAGATGGCAAGAACCATTCAGTTTCCAATAAATATGAAATGCGTGGCAGTTTTGGTACTACGAAAGGAAGGGATTCCTTAAGTCCACCTATCGGTAACATGCATTTCCATGAGAGGGATGGTAGTGCAGTTGATGTTACTAAAAGCTCCAGTGTCTCTACACTGTTGTCTCCAGCTCGCAAAACTTCAAATTTAGAGCGCCATGACTTCAAAAGGGAGAAATCTGAGGACAAATTTGAGGTTGATCAAATATGGGCATTATATAGTAGGGATGGAATGCCGAAGGACTATGCTCAAGTTAAGAAGATCGAATCTACCCCTGATTTTAGATTGCATGTGGCACTGCTGTCGGTGTGCTCAAGACCCAAAGACTTGAAACTTCCTCTTTGTTGTGGGATATTTAAAGTTAAATCTGGTCAAACCAAGGTTGTCTCCTGTAATGATGTCTCTCATCAATTAAAAGCTGAGCCCAGTGGGAAGAACAGATACAAAATTTACCCTAGAAAGGGGGAGGTTTGGGCAATTCATAAGAGCTGGAACACCACAGATTCAGAATCTGGCAAGGGTGAATGTGACATTGTGGAAGTGTTGGAAGATAATGAGAAGAGCAAAAAAGTTATGGTTCTGTCATGTTTAAATAAACCTAAATCACTTTATAGGGCTCCAAGAAGTCAAAGATCTACAGCTAGTGTTGTTGAAATTCCTGAGACTGAATTTGCTAGATTTTCTCATCAGATACCTGCTTTCCAGCACACTGGAGATGATAGTCGCTGGAGAGGATATTGGGAGCTCGATCCCTTGGCCTTTCCTGGTATTATTTGTCTAGACTGA
- the LOC107951885 gene encoding uncharacterized protein, whose protein sequence is MECNKEEAIRAKGIAEQKMQNGDIEGAKKFALKAQKLFPELENITQLLAVCNVHYCAKHNLYGSEKDWYGILQIEQSADESLIKKQFRKLALLLHPDKNKFHGAEAAFKLIGEANRVLTDQTSRSQYDLKCRVSVKTVPKPTSHPTSRASSVNSQSEFASNYRNGSSKFTASNSFQQAHHLTFWTLCSACGFKFLCNKDFVNRILHCLSCRSSFIAHDLGPQGYSWSHFSNLKEVRNEGPCKASSQHNSGKPFGVHFPHKFAGSAPSPKAGSSQAGDSKKQEKVGVRVQQTKEGFTAQKADEFSNARDRKRGIEMPKPNLPKPKKSGTSKNAKKRTRKSVVESDESCETASGIKVENVVSQEDCSNNTGVNSNVNGGHPSRRSSRQKQPVSYEEKLADDDDDLESPYKKSKVTAAPNANAEKVNNEVMKKENSGGCTAPADVCNKEVKQKASAPSEHTVSNKKRKAGESKGKEEETVVLDSNNMVHQFDSGFESSREVNPSPQVLEYPDPEFSDFEKHKAENCFAVNQVWAIYDTLDGMPRFYARVKKVFDPGFKLRITWLEPDPEEANEQNWVDLDLPVSCGKYCYGSSEVCIDRLMFSHRIDPIKCFGKCFFFVYPQKGKLGLSSKTGILNGFQSQKSINHHTGIIL, encoded by the coding sequence ATGGAGTGTAACAAAGAGGAGGCCATCAGAGCTAAGGGAATTGCTGAACAGAAGATGCAAAATGGCGATATTGAGGGTGCAAAGAAGTTTGCATTGAAGGCCCAGAAATTGTTCCCTGAGCTTGAGAACATAACACAATTGTTAGCTGTATGTAATGTTCATTATTGTGCAAAACACAACCTATATGGGTCAGAAAAGGATTGGTATGGGATTCTTCAGATTGAACAGTCAGCTGATGAGAGTTTAATAAAGAAGCAGTTCAGAAAACTCGCATTATTGCTTCATCCGGACAAGAATAAATTTCATGGTGCTGAGGCTGCTTTTAAGTTGATTGGGGAAGCAAACAGGGTACTTACAGACCAAACGTCACGTTCTCAATATGATTTGAAGTGCAGAGTCTCAGTAAAAACTGTACCAAAGCCAACTTCTCACCCAACAAGTAGGGCCTCCTCTGTCAATAGTCAGTCTGAGTTTGCAAGCAATTACAGAAATGGTTCTTCAAAGTTCACAGCTTCGAATTCCTTTCAGCAGGCACACCATCTAACATTTTGGACTCTCTGCAGTGCTTGTGGTTTCAAATTCCTGTGTAACAAAGATTTTGTGAACAGAATTTTACATTGTCTTTCATGTCGATCTTCCTTCATTGCTCATGACTTGGGTCCTCAAGGATACTCTTGGAGCCACTTCTCCAATCTGAAAGAGGTTCGAAACGAGGGTCCTTGTAAAGCATCTTCGCAACACAATAGCGGCAAGCCTTTTGGTGTTCACTTTCCGCATAAATTTGCAGGGTCTGCTCCTAGTCCAAAGGCAGGAAGCTCTCAGGCTGGTGATTCTAAGAAACAAGAGAAAGTAGGTGTTAGAGTGCAGCAGACTAAGGAGGGCTTTACAGCTCAGAAAGCAGATGAGTTTTCAAATGCGAGGGACAGAAAGAGAGGTATTGAAATGCCTAAGCCTAATTTGCCAAAGCCCAAGAAATCAGGAACTTCAAAAAATGCCAAGAAGAGAACAAGGAAATCAGTAGTGGAGTCTGATGAAAGTTGTGAGACTGCAAGTGGGATTAAAGTTGAAAATGTGGTCAGTCAGGAAGATTGCAGTAATAATACTGGGGTGAATTCAAATGTGAATGGAGGCCATCCTTCTAGGAgatcttcaaggcaaaaacaacCTGTTTCTTATGAGGAGAAGTTggcagatgatgatgatgacctTGAAAGCCCCTATAAAAAATCTAAGGTAACGGCAGCACCCAATGCTAATGCAGAAAAGGTGAATAATGAggtaatgaaaaaggaaaattctgGTGGCTGTACTGCCCCTGCAGATGTATGTAACAAAGAAGTCAAACAGAAAGCAAGTGCCCCTTCTGAACACACTGTCtccaacaagaaaagaaaagctggAGAGTCGAAGGGGAAGGAAGAGGAAACTGTTGTACTTGATAGCAATAATATGGTGCACCAGTTTGATAGTGGTTTTGAGTCAAGTAGAGAAGTGAATCCATCTCCTCAGGTCCTTGAATACCCTGATCCAGAGTTCAGTGATTTTGAGAAGCACAAGGCAGAGAACTGTTTTGCTGTTAATCAAGTATGGGCTATATACGATACATTGGATGGCATGCCCAGATTTTATGCACGGGTGAAGAAGGTGTTTGATCCTGGCTTCAAGCTACGAATTACTTGGCTAGAGCCTGACCCAGAGGAGGCAAATGAGCAGAACTGGGTGGATCTGGATCTACCTGTTTCTTGTGGCAAGTACTGCTATGGGTCTTCAGAAGTATGCATAGATCGTCTAATGTTCTCTCATCGAATTGACCCTATAAAATGTTTTGGTAAATGCTTTTTCTTTGTCTATCCTCAAAAGGGGAAACTTGGGCTCTCTTCAAAGACTGGGATATTAAATGGGTTTCAGAGCCAGAAAAGCATAAACCACCATACCGGTATTATTTTGTAG